A genomic region of Syntrophus gentianae contains the following coding sequences:
- a CDS encoding ATP-binding protein produces MPRNDQVAYLSFWTTSWKGTGDKEKRRIEASLKIAGLPFAKTIEGYDFHPQLNKKAFMELFDLSFISKNENVILLGPPGVGKHLLSSLWLSRPTATDK; encoded by the coding sequence ATTCCGAGGAATGATCAGGTCGCGTATCTCTCTTTCTGGACCACCTCCTGGAAAGGAACTGGCGACAAGGAAAAGAGGCGGATTGAAGCCTCCCTGAAGATCGCCGGGCTTCCCTTTGCCAAAACCATTGAGGGATACGACTTCCATCCTCAGCTAAACAAGAAGGCTTTCATGGAGCTCTTCGATCTCTCTTTTATCTCCAAGAACGAAAATGTAATCTTGCTGGGACCTCCAGGGGTAGGAAAACACCTCCTGTCATCTCTCTGGCTATCTAGACCTACAGCCACGGATAAGTAG